From Bos javanicus breed banteng chromosome 5, ARS-OSU_banteng_1.0, whole genome shotgun sequence, the proteins below share one genomic window:
- the DNAJB7 gene encoding dnaJ homolog subfamily B member 7 — protein MVDYYQVLGLERHASPEDIKKAYRKVALKWHPDKNPENKEEAERKFKEVAEAYEVLSHDEKRDIYDKYGKEGLNGGGGSDFDDSSEYGFTFRKPDDVFKEIFGERDPFSFHFFEDSLEDLLNNSRSSYGSRNRGARSFFSTSSEYPVFERFSSYDIGYTPFGSLGHEGLYSFSSLAFDDSGMDNYITVTSAGFKEGGMRKKKKHKEVQKKKSTKRNR, from the exons ATGGTGGATTACTACCAAGTTCTAGGATTGGAGAGACATGCTTCACCTGAGGACATTAAAAAGGCTTATCGAAAAGTGGCACTTAAATGGCACCCAGATAAAaatccagaaaacaaagaagaagccGAGAGAAAATTCAAAGAAGTAGCTGAGGCATATGAGGTATTATCACATGATGAAAAACGGGACATTTACGATAAATATGGCAAAGAAGGACTAAATGGTGGAGGTGGAAGTGATTTCGACGATTCTTCTGAATATGGCTTCACATTCCGTAAGCCAGATGATGTCTTCAAAGAAATTTTTGGTGAAAGGGacccattttcatttcatttctttgaagaCTCACTTGAAGACCTTTTAAATAATTCAAGGAGCTCCTATGGAAGCAGAAACAGAGGTGCAAGatcctttttctctacatccaGTGAATACCCAGTTTTTGAGAGATTTTCTTCATATGATATAGGATATACACCATTTGGTTCACTGGGCCATGAGGgactttattcattttcttccctGGCATTTGATGATAGTGGGATGGACAACTACATTACTGTTACTTCAG CAGGATTCAAAGAAGGTggtatgaggaaaaaaaagaagcataaagAAGTACAGAAGAAGAAGTCAACTAAAAGGAATCGTTAA